Proteins found in one Paraburkholderia caballeronis genomic segment:
- a CDS encoding contact-dependent growth inhibition system immunity protein codes for MEELVASYTEAMPRSYIDAIVSDIDSFKSDHAETLDAEFRKRFGRQFDPVLWAYTTLSFLDELKRLLSD; via the coding sequence GTGGAAGAACTGGTTGCGTCCTATACCGAAGCGATGCCGAGGAGTTACATCGACGCGATCGTATCCGACATCGATTCGTTTAAATCCGACCATGCGGAGACACTGGACGCTGAATTCCGGAAGCGGTTCGGCCGCCAGTTCGATCCCGTGTTGTGGGCTTATACGACGCTATCTTTTCTGGACGAGTTAAAACGACTCTTGAGCGATTGA
- a CDS encoding bifunctional 5-dehydro-2-deoxygluconokinase/5-dehydro-2-deoxyphosphogluconate aldolase — MASTRNLPPDAASPPASGAAPRFAPGRSVDVICLGRLAVDLYAQQVGARLEDAATFAKYLGGSSANIAFGCARLGLASAMLTRVGDDHMGRFLTDTLANEGCDVSRVRIDRERLTGLVLLGLKDRDTFPLIFYRENCADMAVDEDDFDEAFIASSKALLITGTHLSTGQVNRTSRRALDYARRNGVRTVLDIDYRPVLWGLTARADGETRFIASEGVSAHLQRLLPLFDLVIGTEEEFRIAGGQDTLSASLAAVRGVTRATLVVKRGPLGCQIVEGDVPASLDDLPVQRGVEVDVLNVLGAGDAFAAGFLSGWLRDAPLEDCARAANACGALVVSRHGCAPAMPTPAELDYFLREAAVDPERMRRPDRDATLARLHRVTPARTRRDEVLGFAFDHRNPFFELAQQTGADEARIPHLKNLFVEAVAQTEAALGLQGRVGVLIDDRYGQDALNAASGRGWWIGRPVELPGSVPLVFDHGRSIGTTLASWPLEQTVKCLVQFHPDDPAELRIEQEAQLRALYDATQASGHELLLEVIPPKRDGLPNAPDTVYRALKRLYNIGLYPEWWKLEPMDAAQWRAIDALIAERDPYCRGVVLLGLSAPVDQLADGFRAAAASRTCRGFTVGRTIFHEPGHAWLAGRIGDDELIARVRRTFETLIAAWRAAHDAHRAQSADPAREEKAA, encoded by the coding sequence ATGGCTTCTACCCGCAACCTCCCGCCGGACGCCGCGAGCCCGCCCGCGTCCGGCGCCGCTCCGCGCTTCGCGCCCGGCCGCAGCGTCGACGTGATCTGCCTCGGCCGCCTCGCGGTCGATCTGTACGCGCAGCAGGTCGGCGCACGGCTCGAAGACGCGGCGACGTTCGCGAAGTATCTCGGCGGCTCGTCCGCGAACATCGCGTTCGGCTGCGCGCGGCTCGGGCTTGCGTCCGCGATGCTCACGCGCGTCGGCGACGACCACATGGGCCGCTTCCTCACCGACACCCTCGCGAACGAAGGCTGCGACGTGAGCCGCGTGCGGATCGACCGCGAGCGGCTGACCGGCCTCGTGCTGCTCGGCCTGAAGGACCGCGACACGTTCCCGCTGATCTTCTATCGCGAGAACTGCGCGGACATGGCCGTCGATGAGGACGACTTCGACGAGGCGTTCATCGCGTCGTCGAAGGCGTTGCTGATCACCGGCACCCACCTGTCGACCGGACAGGTGAACCGCACGAGCCGGCGCGCGCTCGACTACGCGCGCCGCAACGGCGTGCGCACCGTGCTCGACATCGACTACCGGCCGGTGCTGTGGGGGCTGACGGCAAGAGCCGACGGCGAGACGCGCTTCATCGCGAGCGAAGGCGTGAGCGCGCATCTGCAACGGCTGCTGCCGCTGTTCGATCTCGTGATCGGCACCGAGGAGGAATTCCGGATCGCGGGCGGCCAGGACACGCTGAGCGCGTCGCTCGCGGCGGTGCGCGGCGTGACTCGTGCCACCCTCGTCGTGAAGCGCGGGCCGCTCGGCTGCCAGATCGTCGAGGGCGACGTCCCGGCGTCGCTCGACGATCTGCCGGTGCAGCGCGGCGTCGAAGTCGACGTGCTGAACGTGCTCGGCGCCGGCGACGCGTTCGCAGCCGGTTTCCTGTCCGGCTGGCTGCGCGACGCGCCGCTCGAAGACTGTGCGCGCGCCGCGAACGCGTGCGGCGCGCTCGTCGTATCGCGCCACGGCTGCGCGCCCGCGATGCCGACGCCGGCCGAACTCGACTACTTCCTGCGCGAAGCAGCCGTCGATCCCGAGCGGATGCGCCGCCCGGACCGCGACGCGACGCTCGCGCGGCTGCATCGCGTGACGCCCGCGCGCACGCGGCGCGACGAAGTGCTCGGCTTCGCGTTCGATCACCGCAATCCGTTCTTCGAACTCGCGCAGCAGACCGGCGCGGACGAAGCGCGCATCCCGCACCTGAAGAACCTGTTCGTCGAGGCGGTCGCGCAGACCGAAGCGGCGCTCGGGCTGCAAGGCCGGGTCGGCGTGCTGATCGACGACCGCTACGGCCAGGACGCGCTGAACGCCGCGAGCGGGCGCGGCTGGTGGATCGGCCGGCCGGTCGAGCTGCCGGGCTCGGTGCCGCTCGTGTTCGACCACGGCCGCTCGATCGGCACGACGCTCGCCAGCTGGCCGCTCGAACAGACGGTGAAGTGCCTCGTGCAGTTTCACCCGGATGACCCGGCCGAGTTGCGCATCGAGCAGGAAGCGCAATTGCGCGCGCTGTACGACGCGACGCAGGCGAGCGGCCACGAACTGCTGCTCGAAGTGATCCCGCCGAAACGCGACGGCCTGCCGAACGCGCCGGACACCGTGTATCGCGCGTTGAAGCGGCTGTACAACATCGGCCTCTATCCGGAGTGGTGGAAACTGGAACCGATGGATGCCGCGCAGTGGCGCGCGATCGACGCGCTGATCGCGGAGCGCGATCCGTATTGCCGCGGCGTCGTGCTGCTCGGGCTGTCCGCGCCGGTCGACCAACTCGCGGACGGCTTTCGCGCGGCGGCCGCGTCGCGCACGTGCCGCGGCTTCACGGTCGGCCGCACGATCTTTCACGAACCGGGCCACGCGTGGCTGGCGGGCCGCATCGGCGACGACGAACTGATCGCGCGCGTGCGGCGCACGTTCGAAACGCTGATCGCCGCGTGGCGCGCCGCGCACGATGCGCATCGGGCGCAGAGCGCCGACCCCGCGCGCGAGGAGAAAGCCGCATGA
- a CDS encoding contact-dependent growth inhibition system immunity protein has protein sequence MKYENLNQLIRGRFNEDFDLWGNSIPELVLSFKNGCPRSMIDATAFEIDQFKTDNAGNLDAAFEREFGKQCSPPLWGHTTDSFLEELKRLLSE, from the coding sequence ATGAAATACGAAAATCTGAATCAGCTCATCAGAGGTCGCTTTAATGAAGATTTCGATTTATGGGGAAACTCCATTCCAGAACTGGTTTTGTCCTTCAAAAATGGATGCCCCAGGTCCATGATTGATGCAACCGCATTCGAAATAGATCAATTCAAAACTGACAACGCCGGGAATCTGGACGCGGCTTTCGAAAGGGAATTTGGCAAACAATGCAGCCCGCCCCTATGGGGCCACACGACCGACTCGTTTCTCGAAGAATTGAAACGACTCTTAAGCGAATAG
- the iolE gene encoding myo-inosose-2 dehydratase yields MTPFDVRIGINPLSWMNDDLPSLGGETPLDVALTEGRAIGYEGFELGNKFPREPHALKALLAQYGLSLVSGWYSGRLARRSVADEIAAVDAHLDLLAQNGATVMVYGEVADSIQGAPRPLYQRPRFFGDAQWDDYAARVDAFARHTLSRGVRLAYHHHMGAYVETPADVDRLMARTSDAVGLLFDTGHIAFAGGDPLAVLDAHAARVCHVHCKDVRPAVLKIARNRNWSFLDAVLAGAFTVPGDGAVDFAAVIARLKQHGYRGWLVVEAEQDPVVAPSFEYAQKGYRTLRALVDAPPGSSPDATQEAA; encoded by the coding sequence ATGACCCCATTCGACGTACGCATCGGCATCAACCCGCTGTCGTGGATGAACGACGACCTGCCGTCGCTCGGCGGCGAAACCCCGCTCGACGTCGCGCTGACCGAGGGGCGCGCGATCGGCTACGAAGGCTTCGAACTCGGCAACAAGTTTCCGCGCGAGCCGCACGCGCTGAAGGCGCTGCTCGCGCAATACGGCCTGTCGCTGGTATCGGGCTGGTACTCGGGGCGGCTCGCGCGGCGCAGCGTCGCCGACGAAATCGCCGCCGTGGACGCGCACCTCGACCTGCTCGCGCAGAACGGCGCGACGGTGATGGTGTACGGCGAAGTGGCCGACTCGATCCAGGGCGCGCCGCGCCCGCTGTATCAGCGGCCGCGCTTCTTCGGCGACGCGCAGTGGGACGACTACGCCGCGCGCGTCGATGCGTTCGCGCGGCACACGCTGTCGCGCGGCGTGCGGCTCGCGTATCACCATCACATGGGCGCATACGTGGAGACGCCGGCTGACGTGGATCGATTGATGGCGCGCACGAGCGACGCGGTCGGCCTGCTGTTCGACACCGGCCACATCGCGTTCGCGGGCGGCGATCCGCTCGCGGTGCTCGACGCGCACGCCGCGCGGGTATGCCACGTGCACTGCAAGGACGTGCGGCCCGCGGTGCTGAAGATCGCGCGCAACCGCAACTGGAGTTTCCTCGACGCGGTGCTCGCAGGCGCGTTCACCGTGCCGGGCGACGGCGCGGTCGATTTCGCGGCCGTCATCGCGCGGCTGAAACAGCATGGCTATCGCGGCTGGCTCGTCGTCGAGGCCGAACAGGACCCGGTCGTCGCGCCGTCGTTCGAATACGCGCAGAAAGGCTATCGCACGCTGCGCGCGCTCGTCGACGCGCCGCCCGGCTCGTCACCGGATGCAACGCAGGAGGCAGCATGA
- a CDS encoding RNase A-like domain-containing protein: MSYQTDPDGVRVVLSAPQLAAVLAGASISPTEMLSNRLWGGLQVVGGVLEMVGAGALCVLPEPTMVSKAGCIVFGVHGSDTAAAGLRQVWTAQDTATLTQQGAAKLAEAMRASPDLANSIGLSLDIAVPFGFAGSINAARATRVAMGRVSLEMHEAKAGGRVGGHTLRKHVGRTEAQLRERLRLEPTRRVVSSFTDIEQAEWAISETMRANTLRIKAWASSPTDNLVLNKDVGRKIGHAIIRESGRLVNSSRVVVVLKYETHNGMPYYILTAMLDAQTNIETD, from the coding sequence ATGTCATACCAGACGGACCCGGACGGCGTGCGCGTGGTGCTGAGCGCGCCGCAACTGGCGGCGGTACTGGCCGGCGCGTCGATCAGCCCGACGGAGATGCTTTCCAACCGGCTGTGGGGCGGGTTGCAGGTCGTCGGCGGCGTGCTGGAAATGGTCGGCGCGGGCGCGTTGTGTGTGCTGCCCGAGCCGACGATGGTCAGCAAGGCCGGCTGCATCGTGTTCGGCGTGCATGGCTCGGACACGGCCGCCGCCGGGTTGCGGCAGGTCTGGACCGCTCAGGACACGGCCACGCTGACGCAGCAAGGCGCGGCGAAGCTGGCCGAAGCAATGAGGGCCAGCCCCGATCTGGCGAACAGCATCGGGCTGTCGCTGGATATCGCGGTGCCGTTCGGCTTCGCGGGATCGATCAATGCGGCGCGCGCGACGCGGGTCGCGATGGGCCGCGTCAGTCTTGAAATGCACGAGGCGAAGGCGGGGGGCCGGGTGGGTGGGCATACGCTGCGCAAGCATGTTGGGAGGACCGAAGCTCAGTTGCGGGAGAGGCTCCGGCTTGAGCCGACGCGACGCGTGGTATCGTCCTTCACGGATATTGAGCAGGCGGAATGGGCCATATCGGAGACGATGCGTGCAAATACCTTGAGAATCAAGGCGTGGGCTAGCTCACCGACAGACAACCTGGTTTTGAATAAAGACGTTGGACGAAAGATTGGCCATGCAATAATCAGAGAATCAGGGAGACTGGTAAATTCAAGCAGGGTTGTCGTCGTTCTAAAATACGAGACCCATAACGGGATGCCATACTACATTCTTACCGCCATGCTTGATGCGCAGACCAATATCGAAACGGATTAA
- a CDS encoding contact-dependent growth inhibition system immunity protein, with protein sequence MNIDRYPTLSRFIQNYFGEDFELWGNTIEEIFALYMSESDPAARSMLEQDIDSFRRGHSRDLDASFKAAYGLAFNPVPWGHTTASFLEELKRLLSE encoded by the coding sequence ATGAATATCGACAGATACCCCACACTTTCGAGATTTATCCAGAATTATTTTGGAGAAGACTTTGAACTATGGGGAAATACGATCGAGGAAATCTTTGCGCTATATATGAGCGAAAGCGATCCGGCAGCACGTTCGATGCTGGAACAAGACATTGACAGCTTTCGCCGCGGCCATTCCCGCGACCTCGACGCCTCCTTCAAGGCTGCCTATGGACTGGCTTTCAACCCTGTGCCGTGGGGCCACACGACCGCTTCATTTCTCGAAGAATTGAAGCGACTTTTAAGCGAATAG
- the iolD gene encoding 3D-(3,5/4)-trihydroxycyclohexane-1,2-dione acylhydrolase (decyclizing) — MNQRIVTGAHDTAATPASAAAHGHTVRLTAAQALVRYLAAQRVASQDGTSRTEPLFGGVFAIFGHGNVAAMGEALYQHRHELPTLRAHNEQAMAHSAIAYAKAHFRRRMMAVTTSIGPGATNLVTAAALAHVNRLPVLLLPGDVFVSRAPDPVLQQVEDFHDGGLSANDALKPVSRYFDRIVHPAQLLTALPRALRVLTDAALCGPVTLALPQDVQAAAFDYPVEFFAPRLVAFHAPAPSRVEIDAALAQLQRAKRPLIVAGGGVLYARASETLQALAASRGIPVAETQAGKGSLAWDDPLNVGALGVTGSTAANALARGADCVLAVGTRLQDFTTGSNSLFPHARVIGVNANGFDALKHGGLAVQADARLALAALAGELGGWHADANWTARALALANEWRTTVERVTHAPQQPDVLPYDADVIGAVQRSGSRSADDDIVVCAAGTLPAELHKLWRAGRPGAYHVEYGYSCMGYEIAGGLGAKLARPEREVIVMVGDGSYLMMNSEIATSVMLGAKLIVVVLDNRGYGCINRLQQACGGAPFNNLFDDCAQGPLGAPRIDFAGHAQALGAQAEHVANVAELETAMQRARAATRTCVIVIDTDPARTTDDGGWWWEVAVPEVSPRPAVRDARALYDAQLAARGRGEPLPGVAAPGDNSDET; from the coding sequence ATGAACCAGCGCATCGTCACCGGCGCGCACGACACGGCGGCGACGCCCGCGTCCGCCGCCGCGCACGGCCATACCGTGCGCCTCACCGCCGCGCAGGCGCTCGTCCGTTATCTGGCCGCGCAGCGCGTCGCGTCGCAGGACGGCACGAGCCGCACCGAGCCGCTGTTCGGCGGCGTGTTCGCGATCTTCGGGCACGGCAACGTCGCCGCGATGGGCGAGGCGCTGTATCAGCACCGGCACGAACTGCCGACGCTGCGCGCGCACAACGAACAAGCGATGGCGCACAGCGCGATCGCGTATGCGAAAGCGCACTTCCGCCGCCGGATGATGGCCGTCACCACGTCGATCGGCCCCGGCGCGACCAACCTCGTGACCGCCGCCGCGCTCGCGCATGTGAACCGCCTGCCGGTGCTGCTGCTGCCCGGCGACGTGTTCGTGTCGCGCGCGCCGGACCCGGTGCTGCAACAGGTCGAGGACTTTCACGACGGCGGTCTGTCCGCGAACGACGCGCTGAAGCCGGTGTCGCGCTACTTCGACCGGATCGTGCATCCGGCCCAGTTGCTGACCGCGCTGCCGCGCGCGCTGCGCGTGCTGACCGACGCCGCGCTGTGCGGGCCGGTCACGCTCGCGTTGCCGCAGGACGTGCAGGCCGCGGCCTTTGACTATCCGGTCGAGTTCTTCGCGCCGCGGCTCGTCGCGTTCCATGCCCCCGCGCCGTCGCGCGTCGAAATCGACGCCGCGCTCGCGCAGTTGCAGCGCGCGAAACGGCCGTTGATCGTCGCGGGCGGCGGCGTGCTGTATGCGCGCGCGTCCGAGACGTTGCAGGCGCTCGCGGCCTCGCGCGGGATTCCGGTCGCGGAGACCCAGGCCGGCAAGGGCTCGCTCGCGTGGGACGATCCGCTGAACGTCGGCGCGCTCGGCGTGACCGGCTCGACCGCCGCGAACGCGCTCGCGCGCGGCGCGGACTGCGTGCTCGCGGTCGGCACCCGGTTGCAGGACTTCACGACCGGCTCGAACTCGCTGTTCCCGCATGCGCGCGTGATCGGCGTCAACGCGAACGGCTTCGACGCGCTGAAGCACGGCGGCCTCGCCGTGCAGGCCGACGCGCGGCTCGCGCTCGCGGCACTCGCGGGCGAACTCGGCGGCTGGCACGCCGACGCGAACTGGACCGCCCGCGCGCTCGCACTGGCGAACGAATGGCGGACCACCGTCGAGCGCGTGACGCACGCGCCGCAGCAGCCCGACGTACTGCCGTACGACGCGGACGTGATCGGCGCGGTGCAACGCTCGGGCAGCCGTTCGGCGGACGACGACATCGTCGTCTGCGCGGCCGGCACGCTGCCCGCCGAACTGCACAAGCTGTGGCGCGCGGGCCGGCCCGGCGCGTATCACGTCGAGTACGGCTACTCGTGCATGGGCTACGAGATCGCGGGCGGCCTCGGCGCGAAACTCGCGCGGCCCGAACGCGAGGTGATCGTGATGGTCGGCGACGGCAGTTATCTGATGATGAACAGCGAGATCGCAACGTCGGTGATGCTCGGCGCGAAGCTGATCGTCGTCGTGCTCGACAACCGCGGTTACGGCTGCATCAACCGGCTTCAACAGGCGTGCGGCGGCGCGCCGTTCAACAACCTGTTCGACGACTGCGCGCAGGGGCCGCTCGGCGCGCCGCGCATCGACTTCGCCGGACACGCGCAGGCGCTCGGCGCGCAGGCCGAGCACGTCGCGAACGTCGCGGAACTCGAAACCGCGATGCAGCGCGCGCGGGCCGCGACCCGCACCTGCGTGATCGTGATCGACACCGATCCGGCGCGCACGACCGACGACGGCGGCTGGTGGTGGGAAGTCGCGGTGCCGGAAGTGTCGCCGCGCCCGGCGGTGCGCGACGCACGCGCGCTCTACGATGCGCAGCTTGCCGCGCGCGGGCGCGGCGAGCCGTTGCCGGGCGTAGCCGCGCCCGGCGACAACAGCGACGAGACCTGA
- the iolB gene encoding 5-deoxy-glucuronate isomerase — MSLIVKASREGQTIARVTPASAGWRYVGFAAYRLDAGEVVYVNETARESCIVVLTGAVDVEAGDQRWSSLGSRDSVFEDAAPYAVYLPPGVKATVRASRPAELGVASAPATGALPARLIEPSQMKRSTRGKSLNTRYVCDILPQTEPAESLLVVEVRTPSGHASSYPPHKHDADRAPQETALEETYYHRLNPPQGFAFQRVYTDARDLDETMAVENHDVVMVPRGYHPVVVPYGYDSYYLNVMAGPRREWHFHNDPAHEWIVERDARS, encoded by the coding sequence ATGAGTCTCATCGTGAAGGCGTCGCGCGAAGGCCAGACGATCGCGCGCGTCACGCCCGCCAGCGCGGGCTGGCGTTATGTCGGCTTCGCCGCGTACCGGCTGGACGCCGGCGAAGTCGTGTACGTGAACGAAACCGCGCGCGAAAGCTGCATCGTCGTGCTGACCGGCGCGGTGGACGTCGAGGCCGGCGACCAGCGGTGGTCGAGCCTCGGCTCGCGCGACAGCGTGTTCGAGGACGCCGCGCCGTATGCGGTCTACCTGCCGCCCGGCGTGAAGGCGACCGTGCGCGCGTCGCGTCCGGCCGAACTCGGCGTCGCGAGCGCGCCCGCGACAGGCGCGCTGCCCGCGCGGCTGATCGAGCCGTCGCAGATGAAACGCTCGACGCGCGGCAAGAGCCTGAACACGCGTTACGTGTGCGATATCCTGCCCCAGACCGAGCCGGCCGAATCGCTGCTCGTCGTCGAGGTGCGCACGCCGTCCGGGCATGCGTCGAGTTATCCGCCGCACAAGCACGACGCGGACCGCGCGCCGCAGGAGACCGCGCTCGAAGAGACCTATTACCACCGGCTGAATCCGCCGCAGGGTTTCGCGTTCCAGCGCGTGTACACCGACGCGCGCGACCTCGACGAAACGATGGCCGTCGAAAACCATGACGTCGTGATGGTGCCGCGCGGTTATCACCCGGTCGTCGTGCCGTATGGCTACGACTCGTACTACCTGAACGTGATGGCAGGGCCGCGCCGCGAATGGCACTTCCATAACGATCCGGCGCACGAGTGGATCGTCGAGCGGGATGCGCGATCGTAA
- a CDS encoding methyl-accepting chemotaxis protein yields the protein MKAISGAGERAGFVSDSAPSTAKAPSRRSRNAARKRERAGLSVKALLRVAFAIVLVGTLAIGAFSLAQISRLNASTQSIYDQGFVASRAAEEVRGHMLRASRAQKMLLTATTAKERDELGADIDKSLAALNIELGTVQKYVPQADAAAADQQKRFTAAIATWSGHLRDFVTLMKAQPLDLTQMGWQVAMQDVSLLVETGKLEAQVDHIVAERGTAAQATIEASSFIYHSSFVMIAAMTVALLVIAFVVSEWVVRRLAKQLGGEPAYAKAIAGRIAAGDLAQPVALDRRDSSSMLYALREMQNGLSTTVGEIAASAEAIASAAGEISTGNLDLSKRTEDQAGALERTASSMEQLTSTVRQNADNAAQASKLATNASEIAEKGGQAVGRVVATMNQINDSAKSIADIIGVIEGIAFQTNILALNAAVESARAGEHGRGFAVVAGEVRNLAQRSAAAAREIKELISASVERVGNGSTLAQDAGQTMDEVVRAVKRVTDIIGEISAASLEQTSGIEEINRAVLQMDSGTQQNAALVEQASAAAHSLDDQAKALKRLVGKFQLA from the coding sequence ATGAAAGCTATTTCTGGGGCCGGCGAACGCGCTGGTTTCGTTTCCGACAGCGCACCTTCGACGGCCAAGGCGCCGTCACGCCGGAGTCGCAACGCCGCGCGCAAGCGCGAGCGCGCGGGGCTGTCCGTCAAGGCGCTGCTGCGTGTCGCGTTCGCGATCGTGCTCGTCGGCACGCTGGCGATCGGCGCATTCTCGCTCGCGCAGATCAGCCGGCTCAACGCTTCCACTCAATCGATCTACGACCAGGGCTTCGTCGCGAGCCGCGCGGCGGAGGAAGTCCGCGGCCACATGCTGCGCGCGAGCCGCGCGCAGAAGATGCTGCTCACCGCGACCACCGCGAAAGAGCGCGACGAACTCGGCGCCGACATCGACAAGAGCCTCGCCGCGCTGAACATCGAACTGGGCACGGTGCAGAAATACGTGCCGCAGGCCGATGCGGCGGCGGCCGATCAGCAGAAACGCTTCACGGCCGCGATCGCGACGTGGAGCGGCCATCTGCGCGACTTCGTCACGCTGATGAAGGCGCAGCCGCTCGACCTCACGCAGATGGGCTGGCAGGTCGCGATGCAGGACGTGTCGCTGCTCGTCGAAACCGGCAAGCTCGAAGCGCAGGTCGACCACATCGTCGCGGAACGCGGCACCGCCGCGCAGGCGACGATCGAGGCGTCGTCGTTCATCTACCATTCGTCGTTCGTGATGATCGCCGCGATGACCGTCGCGCTGCTCGTGATCGCGTTCGTCGTCAGCGAGTGGGTCGTGCGCCGGCTCGCGAAGCAGCTCGGCGGCGAACCCGCGTATGCGAAGGCGATCGCCGGCCGCATCGCGGCGGGCGACCTCGCGCAGCCGGTCGCGCTGGACCGGCGCGACTCGTCGAGCATGCTGTACGCGCTGCGCGAGATGCAGAACGGCCTTTCCACGACGGTCGGCGAGATCGCTGCGAGCGCGGAGGCGATCGCGTCCGCGGCCGGCGAAATCTCGACCGGCAACCTCGACCTGTCGAAGCGCACCGAGGATCAGGCCGGCGCGCTCGAACGCACCGCGAGCAGCATGGAGCAGTTGACGTCGACGGTGCGCCAGAACGCGGACAACGCCGCGCAGGCGAGCAAGCTCGCGACCAACGCGTCGGAGATCGCCGAGAAGGGCGGCCAGGCGGTCGGCCGCGTGGTTGCGACGATGAACCAGATCAACGACAGCGCGAAGAGCATCGCGGACATCATCGGCGTGATCGAAGGGATCGCGTTCCAGACCAACATCCTTGCGCTGAACGCGGCGGTCGAATCGGCGCGCGCGGGCGAGCATGGGCGCGGGTTCGCGGTGGTCGCGGGCGAGGTGCGCAACCTCGCGCAGCGCAGCGCGGCGGCCGCGCGCGAGATCAAGGAACTGATCAGCGCGTCGGTGGAGCGCGTCGGCAACGGCTCGACGCTCGCGCAGGACGCCGGGCAGACGATGGACGAGGTGGTGCGCGCGGTGAAACGCGTGACGGACATCATCGGCGAGATTTCGGCTGCGTCGCTGGAGCAGACGTCCGGCATCGAGGAGATCAACCGCGCGGTGCTGCAGATGGATTCGGGCACGCAGCAGAACGCGGCGCTCGTCGAACAGGCGAGCGCGGCCGCGCACTCGCTCGACGATCAGGCCAAGGCGTTGAAGCGGCTTGTCGGGAAGTTTCAGTTGGCGTGA